Genomic window (Lycium barbarum isolate Lr01 chromosome 2, ASM1917538v2, whole genome shotgun sequence):
TGCATCGGAGTACAATTGCGCCTGCTTGTCGAACAACCCCGCCATTAATTAATTACCAATCTCCTATGTTTCAGATGAATTTAATTACAATCCGTAATATGGATTAACTGATCTTCAAAGCTAggtaattttctttaaaaaaaatactaagaTGGAAGTGTTTTGACTTTGGAATTTCATACGATTATCAAAAGGCCAAGATTTTAGAAGGAGAGAAACGAACAGGGGAAGATCGTGCAAACAGAAAATAAAGAGCGCACGCCAGAGGCATGAACTGATGACGTGGCAACGGAATTAATTAAAGTGGAGTTTTTaagaagtgaaaaaaaaaaaacctgtaggATAAATTGGGACGTGGGAAAAAAATGGGACCATTATGATGAAGACAAAACTATTTTACAATGAATTGGTTTAAAAGATATTTAAACAATTAGTTATCTTTTAAGTAATTATAGACAATTTTTTTGATAAATATTAATTAGTCAtctgataaaaataataattgacATATTATGGACAATAAGGTTAAAGATTTAAAACAAATGTAAACTGAAAGCTCAAATATTTCTAACAAAAATAAATGAAACAAACTAAATATTGAAGTTAGACCCAAACAAACAAATTTAAACACTGAATACTTTAGGAAGAGATGGAAGATCAAAACTTACATGCCTATGCTTAGGCCTGTGCACAGTGCAcaaatcggttcggttcggttttgatCATTATCGAGTTGAAATTTTAAATTTCGACTTTTTGAAATTCTAAATCAAACTCGATtcattctaggttcaattcgatTCGTTTTTATTATTTCGattcggttacacaaatcgatttggTCGGTTTGTTCGAAATTTAAACAAACAACTATTTTCATTTCAGctttagagtaaacataacaaaaaataatgaaatCATAAATTTGCAGCCGtataaccaagacattaaccaagaaaaaaccataaacttgcaggcataatagcatataaatagcaaaacaagagcttgacaacttgtgcaagcacacaaatccgccaacaccacattacataaACCAAATTAATAATCTAGCATCTTGCAACTTGCAAGCAGACAAGTATAATAACTCAGTTTGCatcctaaaaattaaaaaaaaaaaaaaaaactctaatttGTACAGGCTAAGATCAAAGAACAAATAAAGCCATGGGTGGAGGCAATGGCCAAAAGGCAAAGATGGCTCATGAGAAGAATGCCGAAAAGATGAAAGGCAGCTTTTAGGAAAGTATGCTGAGTTTCTAAACTTCTTTTTCACTAATTGCTTTGGTTCTGTCTAAATTGAGGATGGCCTTCTCCATTTTAGTTGTTATTTGATTCTTGATACTCATCCTTCACCCCTCTTCTTTTGCATGAATTGGGGAGTTTTCATCCCAAATATCCTTGAGATGCTACTAAGCCTGCGATAAGAATAACTGCAATTTGTTGTTGCTATTTGTTGTTGCTGCACTGTAAAGCTGATAACTACTGGTGTTTTGAGGCTAAAAGTAATGCTTTTGGCTGCTATGTGTTTGTTGGTTTATGTGGCACTTCTAGTTGAATTTTGGGAGGTTTTGAGGTCAAATATTGTTGCTTTCTAGAGGCCGTTTGCTGTTAAATTTTCGTATACTTAATTGCTGCCGTAACATTGATGTAATTGCTGCACTTTGAGATAAGTAACTGCTGCAACTCAACTATATTCTGGAATACTATGGTGGATAAATGTCGCTGCACTTGAGTAGTCTCAAAACTGCTGTTGTATTGAGTTTTACGAAAAATGACTGCTATACTTGTTGGTAGAATTCAGCTTGAGGCCAACAAGAAGGCCACGAATATCCAGTGCAAGGTATGCATGCAAACATTCATTTGCACCACTTTTGAAGTTAAATAAGTATTACTTTTAAATATTAGCCGCATATATAGTTAGACTATTAGAgtattagtcatattagtcattagtggcatataaattcgATTTGTTCGGGTCagttcggttgataattgaagccaaCCGTATCCGAAacgttaaaccgtaatattttacaattgcatttgtaaatcgaaatcgaactgtattatccaaattgaattatccgaattgtttcgaatcTGTTCAGATATTCAGGTTGAACCGATTTGTGCATAGGCCTACCTATGCTAATAACGTCTTAGGATCAATCACTTACCATTATGGTAAAAGCTATAGCTAATAGAAAAGACACCTTTATTTCTTGACTAAACCTATCAAGCAAGCATCATATTCGAAGAATTGGACTACACATGTCAAATTTCAGCTTCTAAAGTTGCCTGTGGCGATGTGTGTATGTGAGCTAAAAACAGAGCAGAGGACTCTGTTCCCGTGTTCCGTGAACAGAGGCTAAGAAAAATACCTTCAGCCTTGAATGTTAGCTGGGATAAGCAAAGCATAAGAAGGAGAAGTGGAATTATAAGACTGTGAAGTGTTTGACGACATATGAAATTCTGAGTCCAacccatttcaaatttcaaaaggAATGATTTTGACTTGAAAGTGAAATTATctccttttatgtatatatatccagGAGTTTAGGTAATGCTGGGGAAAAAGATAGAGGAAAAAAGGGAAAAGATGTGGCAAATTAAGGCAGAAAGGGAAAGGGCGTGGCGATGGAGATGTGAGCTAACAAGTGAGAAGAGTtttaaagtagatgatgaaaagGATGAGTGATAGAATGAGTCCTGAATCAGATGTCGCACTCAAGTCTGATATGTTTTTTTGTAATAGGGAAGTGATGGAACGTGAATGACAGAAGAGGATGAGTATTGCAGAAGGATTCAAGTTCTCCGAAAAGGGAAGAACCTCAATACTCCTCGTTGGATGAGCCAGCCCTTTCAATTTCAGACAACTAAAAGACGCACTCATAACACTGTTCAGAAGCAAGGATAAAAGAAAGACTTTTGGGGTCGTGTGGTTTCGAAATAAGTTATGCATAACTTGTACTAACACTAGATGACCATGACTCCGAACCGCACCATCCACAGCCCATCCATGACCTAAGCCTTGTTATAGCCAGGATGCTGATGTTACCGAACTTAATGATACATGTTCGAACGAGTAACCACAAGTCATTTCATTCTAGATTAGATTCTATTAATCAATAGTAATGGACTAAGTGATAGAAATCAAGTTAATTGATCTATTTTGCGCCCATATATTTCAAACATGATTTGCAAATACTAGTATTAATATCAAGTTTGATATCTAAATTCTAAAGATTTCTCATTCCATACTCGAAGGAAAAACAAACACATTTTACATCGAGCGTTCCGAAATtttcatcatcatcgttatattCCTACCTATACTCTCTCCCTTGTTTTGATGAAAACCATCCATATACACACTTAACCATGCAAAGTACCAAAAACTACACTTGTTGCATGATCGAAGAAGTCGACGAGAATCCATGACATGATTGGTTATAAAATGCTTCTCGTAGTTTATTATACTTTTCGAGATCGAAATTGTGAACCTTCATGAGCTTCTTTTGCTTCACTTTGAAACGTCTTTGGAAAAACCCTTCAAAAGTGGGCTCTATTGATGTTCTTAGGAAGAATCCATAGGCAAGGGCAAAGTGAAGTGAGGTTACGAAGAAGCAAATGGGCTCCATCACATCCCAAGTCAATTCCCAAAATGTTAGCCTCATAAAGCCTAGTGTTTGAAGGACTAGAAAGCCCAGCCCACAGTAAAGTTCGCCTTTAACTAGTGATTGGGCTTTTTGATCAATTAGGGATTTTTGCTTTTCCATATGTTCTAGCTCTCTTCTTCTTGGGTCGTTTGGCGTTGCTATGGATTCTGAAATTAATTTGTCCATTGATTTTGCCACCTATAACACATCAACAGATTAGCTACTAATTCAAATTGTGTAAATTTTAATAACAGCTTTTCACTAGTAAAATAACATCATATATCTATAAAATGAATAATTAAGACGCTACGAttaattttctttaatatttatcGTGCATGAATTCCATACCTGATGTGGACGTAGGAAAACGACGTCACCCAAAACGATGACGCTCCCAGATTCATCCAACATTTTCGCAAACTCCAAACTCTGTTCTCTACTGAAACAAAACTCACCACAAATCTCAACAAATTTATCATACGTAATCGAGTTCATCGGTATCTCTCTAAGTCTCGATTTCACTTTCTCCAACtgtgatatcttcaatatcttctTCGCATCATTCACCGTCATCTCCGCCGTCAACGCCGGCGCCGGAGCTGGTGGAGCTAAGCCTTGAAATCGAATCCTTTCACCGGTAATATTGTTCATAGACCTTAATTTCTCTCTTAATTTTTCACCTACCGGAATAGATAAAAATTCAGGCAGTCTAGCTGCATGATTAATTTCTCTAGAATGTTCTAGAACTTTAACCGATGGAAGTGGATCTATTTTTAGGGTGTTAATTAGACGTTTCGCTAATATACGCCGAAGCGCCATTTA
Coding sequences:
- the LOC132623573 gene encoding calcium uniporter protein 4, mitochondrial → MALRRILAKRLINTLKIDPLPSVKVLEHSREINHAARLPEFLSIPVGEKLREKLRSMNNITGERIRFQGLAPPAPAPALTAEMTVNDAKKILKISQLEKVKSRLREIPMNSITYDKFVEICGEFCFSREQSLEFAKMLDESGSVIVLGDVVFLRPHQVAKSMDKLISESIATPNDPRRRELEHMEKQKSLIDQKAQSLVKGELYCGLGFLVLQTLGFMRLTFWELTWDVMEPICFFVTSLHFALAYGFFLRTSIEPTFEGFFQRRFKVKQKKLMKVHNFDLEKYNKLREAFYNQSCHGFSSTSSIMQQV